One Lacipirellulaceae bacterium DNA window includes the following coding sequences:
- a CDS encoding NPCBM/NEW2 domain-containing protein produces MRYSIYLSLLLLVASGTAWGVTVETLDGRSLELDSFQIDARGLSATLDGKTLEIPAAELLEVDFGENAKRPSVENEEQGLRITTTNGEEFSLREFTASKAEVRFRTAFSQEPYALSRNQVDQIRLFNVGAQSDADWRTLFDQQDAGDLLILARKSKETGEYTFDSLSGIVERVGEETIDFIWDGEPFPVKRTKVAAIVYYRGKQTASPKTFCILHTRDGSFIPCRRLESFSTSSSIEAESLSGLVLRFAESQIEKLDFSNGKLLFLSDFQPLAEKWTPLVGIAEDNQFLRRAGQPRFNQSFTGSTLQLKNVDPSQEPVSYARGIAMRSRTEIVFEIPTGMQRFQTLAGINPATANQGNVELEFTSKGEPLWRGQIRGEDAPELIEFSLKNAKRLRIFVDYGENLDFGDQLHLVNPRVSQ; encoded by the coding sequence ATGAGATATAGCATATACCTTTCTTTGCTGCTTCTTGTTGCGTCTGGCACCGCATGGGGCGTCACCGTCGAGACGCTCGATGGTAGAAGTCTCGAGCTCGACAGCTTTCAAATCGACGCTCGCGGTTTGTCCGCGACGCTCGACGGGAAAACGCTGGAGATTCCTGCTGCAGAGTTACTTGAAGTCGATTTCGGCGAAAATGCGAAACGACCAAGCGTGGAAAACGAAGAGCAAGGGCTTCGCATTACCACAACTAATGGTGAAGAATTCTCTCTTCGCGAGTTTACCGCTTCGAAGGCGGAGGTCCGTTTCAGGACTGCTTTTTCGCAAGAGCCCTATGCTCTATCAAGGAATCAAGTCGATCAGATTCGTCTTTTCAATGTGGGAGCACAGTCAGATGCGGATTGGAGAACCTTGTTCGATCAGCAAGATGCAGGCGATCTGCTGATCCTAGCAAGGAAAAGCAAGGAGACCGGTGAGTATACTTTCGACTCATTGAGCGGCATCGTTGAGCGTGTAGGCGAAGAAACGATCGACTTCATCTGGGATGGAGAGCCTTTCCCCGTGAAACGTACTAAAGTGGCCGCGATCGTTTACTACCGCGGAAAACAGACGGCTTCACCCAAAACTTTCTGCATCCTGCACACACGTGATGGTTCTTTCATTCCCTGTCGGCGGCTGGAATCCTTCTCCACGTCATCTTCGATCGAAGCTGAGTCCCTGAGCGGACTGGTTCTAAGGTTTGCCGAATCGCAGATCGAAAAACTCGACTTCTCCAACGGCAAGTTGCTCTTCTTGAGTGACTTTCAGCCGCTTGCTGAAAAGTGGACGCCGCTCGTCGGCATCGCAGAGGACAACCAATTCCTTCGACGAGCCGGCCAGCCTCGTTTCAATCAGTCTTTTACAGGATCGACTTTGCAGCTCAAAAACGTGGATCCTTCGCAAGAGCCCGTCAGTTATGCAAGAGGAATCGCTATGCGAAGTCGTACGGAGATCGTCTTCGAGATCCCCACTGGGATGCAAAGATTCCAAACTCTGGCAGGCATCAACCCGGCAACCGCTAACCAAGGGAATGTTGAGTTGGAATTCACTTCAAAGGGCGAGCCGTTGTGGCGAGGACAAATCCGTGGTGAGGACGCACCGGAGTTAATCGAGTTTAGTTTGAAGAACGCGAAGCGGCTTCGCATTTTCGTTGATTACGGTGAGAATCTGGATTTCGGCGACCAACTCCACCTAGTCAACCCACGGGTAAGTCAATGA
- a CDS encoding trypsin-like peptidase domain-containing protein has translation MSNRKLTQMFCLYSLAVLAVAIPSNAAPDERVLQAESQRIAAIAKASKTTVAVFDGSGKGGGSGVIISPDGFALTNFHVVQPCGVAMKCGLSDGVLYDAVLVSIDPVGDVALIQLLGRDDFPVAEIADSDQVEVGDWAFAAGNPFLLADDFTPTITYGMISGVRRYQYPAGTLLEYTDCIQTDAAINPGNSGGPLFNARGELIGINGRGSFEKRGRVNVGVGYAISVNQTMRFLGHLKSGRILDHASLGATVMTSGDNTGVGGEVRVDDILESSDAYRRGLRYDDTIVRFAEREITSANALQNVLGTFPRGWTVPITFRHEGATITKPIRLMGVHGESELVDMLQQPESRQPLPDRKPEPDGPSPDKEGPLPKLPDFGQVIGKEPKLPPAVAKRYQQRHGYANYWYNLNEQQRLWNLFREQAQFSGMGYRWKLSGELPSGDQFELETTQRQARLTLPWGDFRADFNTSDFASEGASLLSPPKSGGLLATIHLLQRFADKGLRQFGEVYYLGRLPVGVELKPADCLVGLAKGAETRFFFDVDSGDLVAVEFWPTEDTDPCVVEFYDYATFSDRRLPARWKVVHGDQTFAELSITSWSTETDSKPSNTDEEP, from the coding sequence ATGAGCAACCGCAAACTCACACAAATGTTTTGTCTTTATTCACTTGCCGTCCTGGCCGTCGCGATACCATCGAATGCTGCGCCTGACGAACGAGTACTCCAAGCCGAGTCCCAACGAATCGCGGCAATCGCAAAGGCATCGAAGACCACGGTCGCGGTGTTTGATGGTTCCGGGAAAGGTGGTGGTTCAGGCGTAATCATTTCGCCAGACGGTTTTGCCCTAACGAACTTCCATGTCGTCCAGCCTTGCGGCGTGGCCATGAAATGCGGCCTCTCCGATGGGGTACTGTACGATGCGGTTCTAGTGAGCATCGATCCAGTTGGCGACGTAGCGCTGATCCAATTGCTCGGCCGCGACGACTTCCCCGTCGCGGAGATTGCCGACAGCGACCAGGTCGAGGTAGGCGATTGGGCATTCGCCGCGGGTAATCCGTTCCTGCTGGCCGACGACTTCACGCCAACGATCACCTACGGCATGATCTCCGGCGTTCGCCGCTACCAATACCCAGCTGGCACTTTACTGGAGTACACCGATTGCATCCAAACCGATGCGGCCATCAACCCGGGCAACTCGGGGGGACCGTTGTTTAACGCTCGTGGCGAACTGATTGGCATTAACGGTCGGGGGTCCTTCGAGAAACGTGGCCGCGTGAACGTCGGCGTCGGCTATGCAATCTCGGTGAATCAAACGATGCGTTTCCTTGGGCATCTCAAGAGCGGTCGCATTCTTGATCATGCTTCCCTTGGAGCCACAGTCATGACCAGCGGCGATAATACTGGTGTTGGAGGGGAAGTGCGGGTGGATGACATTCTCGAGTCGTCGGATGCTTATCGCCGTGGGTTACGCTACGACGATACGATCGTTCGTTTCGCGGAACGCGAGATCACCTCAGCCAATGCATTGCAAAATGTTCTAGGAACTTTTCCGCGTGGCTGGACCGTACCGATTACCTTCCGGCATGAAGGAGCAACCATCACCAAGCCGATCCGCTTGATGGGCGTGCATGGCGAGTCGGAACTGGTCGATATGCTTCAACAGCCCGAGAGTAGGCAGCCATTGCCTGATCGCAAGCCGGAGCCTGATGGGCCAAGTCCAGACAAAGAGGGTCCCTTGCCAAAGCTGCCAGACTTCGGGCAAGTCATAGGCAAGGAACCCAAGCTCCCACCAGCCGTTGCGAAACGCTACCAACAGCGTCATGGCTACGCAAACTACTGGTATAACCTTAACGAGCAGCAACGGCTCTGGAACCTATTTCGAGAGCAGGCCCAATTTTCAGGAATGGGTTATCGCTGGAAGCTTTCCGGAGAACTGCCCTCCGGCGACCAATTTGAATTGGAAACGACTCAGCGACAAGCTCGATTGACGTTACCGTGGGGTGATTTCCGGGCTGACTTCAACACTTCGGACTTTGCGAGCGAAGGAGCAAGTTTGCTCAGTCCCCCGAAGAGCGGCGGCCTACTAGCGACAATTCATCTTCTTCAACGTTTCGCTGACAAAGGCCTTCGTCAGTTTGGTGAGGTTTACTACCTCGGTAGGCTACCGGTCGGCGTCGAACTCAAACCTGCGGATTGTCTGGTCGGGCTCGCTAAAGGAGCCGAAACTCGCTTCTTCTTTGACGTTGATTCAGGCGACCTTGTTGCTGTGGAGTTTTGGCCTACCGAGGATACGGACCCTTGTGTGGTTGAATTCTACGACTACGCGACGTTCTCAGATCGCCGTCTTCCCGCACGTTGGAAAGTCGTCCATGGCGATCAGACCTTCGCAGAACTCAGCATCACGAGTTGGAGTACCGAGACCGACAGCAAGCCTTCCAACACAGACGAGGAGCCTTGA